The following proteins are co-located in the Triticum aestivum cultivar Chinese Spring chromosome 1A, IWGSC CS RefSeq v2.1, whole genome shotgun sequence genome:
- the LOC123060250 gene encoding flocculation protein FLO11 isoform X2: protein MAYRRKQGIQRSNTFVEDNRQPSPGDSASPATASPRATRFADDSRRPDRSLAAQTLLASAARGDMQALADRFTASSSSSPRAARPADPVTSSSLRVSPRAARPADPATSSSLRVSPRAARPADPITSTSPRASPRAGRQNDLFAQDPVTMLYTSTSSATNDDSKLSPVKKDETKQGLWGLLAQQAKAMLDESAPAEDARSQPLVTQAGSPQAQSRWSYDPVRKSESPTFQNGSEGPKFDMGGHIKNALEEGLHAATMAESRTPAVVGRKLQIRRKTCSVDMRSAHLNLGTPELMSPMMTDFESPQIKASRDVANVMAAKVKLLQRELKTVNADLAFSKERCAQLEEETRLHRAGNHDHAANEDLVRKQLETLLAEKARLATENTVYARENRFLREIVDLNQLTVVGLQEDIIEEEEEEEEYEEEEEEEYEEEEEEAEHDTPATKGTAPPQPPSHHTNNVPVAAPQPPSRRTGNAAVPAPQSPSRRTENAPVAAPQSPTRRADNVPVATPNPPSLCTDNAPESRSTDNTAIGVAGSPMHRSPKEDEGSQQTNPIRDNCSPEKASQQQQCQD from the exons ATGGCGTACCGGAGGAAGCAGGGCATCCAGCGGTCGAACACCTTCGTGGAGGACAACCGGCAGCCGTCGCCGGGCGACTCCGCGTCGCCCGCCACCGCGTCCCCGCGCGCCACCCGCTTCGCCGACGACAGCCGCCGGCCCGACCGCTCCCTGGCCGCGCAGACCCTGCTCGCCTCCGCCGCGCGCGGGGACATGCAGGCGCTCGCCGACCGCTTCAccgcatcctcctcctcgtccccgcgCGCCGCCCGGCCGGCTGACCCCGTCACGTCGTCGTCCCTGCGGGTGTCCCCGCGCGCCGCCCGGCCGGCCGACCCCGCCACGTCGTCGTCCCTGCGCGTGTCCCCGCGCGCCGCCCGGCCGGCTGACCCCATCACGTCGACGTCCCCACGGGCGTCCCCGCGCGCCGGCCGGCAGAACGACCTGTTCGCGCag GATCCCGTGACCATGCTGTACACGTCCACGTCGAGCGCCACGAACGACGACTCCAAGCTTTCGCCGGTGAAGAAGGACGAGACGAAGCAAGGGCTGTGGGGGCTTCTGGCGCAGCAAGCCAAGGCCATGCTCGACGAGAGTGCCCCCGCAGAGGACGCCCGGAGCCAGCCTCTGGTCACACAAGCCGGCAGTCCG CAAGCTCAGTCACGGTGGTCCTACGACCCGGTCCGGAAGTCGGAGAGCCCTACGTTCCAGAACGGGTCGGAAGGGCCAAAGTTCGACATGGGAGGGCACATCAAGAATGCGCTGGAG GAGGGCCTGCACGCGGCGACGATGGCGGAGAGCAGGACGCCGGCGGTGGTCGGGAGGAAGCTGCAGATCAGGAGGAAGACGTGCAGCGTGGACATGCGGAGCGCGCACCTGAACCTGGGCACCCCGGAACTCATGTCGCCGATGATGACCGACTTCGAGTCGCCCCAGATCAAAGCTTCTCGCGAC GTGGCGAACGTGATGGCGGCCAAGGTGAAGCTGCTGCAGCGGGAGCTCAAGACGGTGAACGCCGACCTGGCCTTCTCCAAGGAGCGGTGCGCGCAgctggaggaggagacccgcctgcaCCGGGCCGGCAACCACGACCACGCCGCCAACGAGGACCTG GTACGGAAGCAGCTGGAGACGCTGCTGGCGGAGAAGGCGCGGCTGGCCACCGAGAACACGGTGTACGCCAGGGAGAACCGGTTCCTGCGGGAGATCGTCGACCTCAACCAGCTAACCGTGGTCGGCCTCCAAGAGGACAtcatcgaggaggaggaagaagaagaagaatacgaggaggaggaagaagaagaatacgaggaggaggaggaagaggccgaGCACGACACACCGGCTACCAAGGGCACTGCCCCTCCCCAGCCCCCCTCACATCACACCAACAATGTGCCTGTTGCTGCCCCACAGCCGCCCTCTCGCCGCACCGGCAATGCCGCTGTTCCTGCCCCCCAATCTCCCTCTCGTCGCACCGAAAATGCGCCGGTTGCTGCCCCACAGTCACCCACTCGCCGCGCCGACAATGTGCCGGTTGCTACCCCCAATCCCCCATCTCTCTGCACCGACAATGCTCCGGAGTCGAGGAGCACAGACAACACTGCCATCGGAGTTGCCGGGTCGCCCATGCACCGGAGTCCAAAGGAAGATGAAGGTTCACAGCAGACAAACCCCATTCGAGATAACTGCTCGCCGGAGAAGGCCTCCCAGCAGCAGCAATGCCAAGACTGA
- the LOC123060260 gene encoding NADH dehydrogenase [ubiquinone] 1 alpha subcomplex subunit 1, with amino-acid sequence MARFRLHWLEAMLPLGIIGGFLCIMGNGQYYIHRAAHGRPKHIGNDMWDVAMERRDKKLVDKPAAN; translated from the exons ATGGCGCGGTTCCGGTTGCACTGGCTGGAGGCCATGCTGCCGCTGGGCATCATCGGCGGCTTCCTCTGCATCATGGGCAACGGCCAGTACTACATCCACAGGGCCGCGCACGGCAGG CCGAAGCACATCGGGAACGACATGTGGGACGTCGCCATGGAGCGCCGTGACAAGAAGCTCGTCGACAAGCCCGCCGCCAACTAG
- the LOC123060250 gene encoding uncharacterized protein isoform X1 — MAYRRKQGIQRSNTFVEDNRQPSPGDSASPATASPRATRFADDSRRPDRSLAAQTLLASAARGDMQALADRFTASSSSSPRAARPADPVTSSSLRVSPRAARPADPATSSSLRVSPRAARPADPITSTSPRASPRAGRQNDLFAQDPVTMLYTSTSSATNDDSKLSPVKKDETKQGLWGLLAQQAKAMLDESAPAEDARSQPLVTQAGSPQAQSRWSYDPVRKSESPTFQNGSEGPKFDMGGHIKNALEEGLHAATMAESRTPAVVGRKLQIRRKTCSVDMRSAHLNLGTPELMSPMMTDFESPQIKASRDVANVMAAKVKLLQRELKTVNADLAFSKERCAQLEEETRLHRAGNHDHAANEDLVCMHVVVGHSLLLLAPAIPTPQRHGCLLRMQVRKQLETLLAEKARLATENTVYARENRFLREIVDLNQLTVVGLQEDIIEEEEEEEEYEEEEEEEYEEEEEEAEHDTPATKGTAPPQPPSHHTNNVPVAAPQPPSRRTGNAAVPAPQSPSRRTENAPVAAPQSPTRRADNVPVATPNPPSLCTDNAPESRSTDNTAIGVAGSPMHRSPKEDEGSQQTNPIRDNCSPEKASQQQQCQD, encoded by the exons ATGGCGTACCGGAGGAAGCAGGGCATCCAGCGGTCGAACACCTTCGTGGAGGACAACCGGCAGCCGTCGCCGGGCGACTCCGCGTCGCCCGCCACCGCGTCCCCGCGCGCCACCCGCTTCGCCGACGACAGCCGCCGGCCCGACCGCTCCCTGGCCGCGCAGACCCTGCTCGCCTCCGCCGCGCGCGGGGACATGCAGGCGCTCGCCGACCGCTTCAccgcatcctcctcctcgtccccgcgCGCCGCCCGGCCGGCTGACCCCGTCACGTCGTCGTCCCTGCGGGTGTCCCCGCGCGCCGCCCGGCCGGCCGACCCCGCCACGTCGTCGTCCCTGCGCGTGTCCCCGCGCGCCGCCCGGCCGGCTGACCCCATCACGTCGACGTCCCCACGGGCGTCCCCGCGCGCCGGCCGGCAGAACGACCTGTTCGCGCag GATCCCGTGACCATGCTGTACACGTCCACGTCGAGCGCCACGAACGACGACTCCAAGCTTTCGCCGGTGAAGAAGGACGAGACGAAGCAAGGGCTGTGGGGGCTTCTGGCGCAGCAAGCCAAGGCCATGCTCGACGAGAGTGCCCCCGCAGAGGACGCCCGGAGCCAGCCTCTGGTCACACAAGCCGGCAGTCCG CAAGCTCAGTCACGGTGGTCCTACGACCCGGTCCGGAAGTCGGAGAGCCCTACGTTCCAGAACGGGTCGGAAGGGCCAAAGTTCGACATGGGAGGGCACATCAAGAATGCGCTGGAG GAGGGCCTGCACGCGGCGACGATGGCGGAGAGCAGGACGCCGGCGGTGGTCGGGAGGAAGCTGCAGATCAGGAGGAAGACGTGCAGCGTGGACATGCGGAGCGCGCACCTGAACCTGGGCACCCCGGAACTCATGTCGCCGATGATGACCGACTTCGAGTCGCCCCAGATCAAAGCTTCTCGCGAC GTGGCGAACGTGATGGCGGCCAAGGTGAAGCTGCTGCAGCGGGAGCTCAAGACGGTGAACGCCGACCTGGCCTTCTCCAAGGAGCGGTGCGCGCAgctggaggaggagacccgcctgcaCCGGGCCGGCAACCACGACCACGCCGCCAACGAGGACCTGGTATGCATGCATGTTGTGGTTGGCCACTCCCTCCTCCTCCTTGCACCGGCCATTCCTACTCctcaaagacatggttgcttgctgcGCATGCAGGTACGGAAGCAGCTGGAGACGCTGCTGGCGGAGAAGGCGCGGCTGGCCACCGAGAACACGGTGTACGCCAGGGAGAACCGGTTCCTGCGGGAGATCGTCGACCTCAACCAGCTAACCGTGGTCGGCCTCCAAGAGGACAtcatcgaggaggaggaagaagaagaagaatacgaggaggaggaagaagaagaatacgaggaggaggaggaagaggccgaGCACGACACACCGGCTACCAAGGGCACTGCCCCTCCCCAGCCCCCCTCACATCACACCAACAATGTGCCTGTTGCTGCCCCACAGCCGCCCTCTCGCCGCACCGGCAATGCCGCTGTTCCTGCCCCCCAATCTCCCTCTCGTCGCACCGAAAATGCGCCGGTTGCTGCCCCACAGTCACCCACTCGCCGCGCCGACAATGTGCCGGTTGCTACCCCCAATCCCCCATCTCTCTGCACCGACAATGCTCCGGAGTCGAGGAGCACAGACAACACTGCCATCGGAGTTGCCGGGTCGCCCATGCACCGGAGTCCAAAGGAAGATGAAGGTTCACAGCAGACAAACCCCATTCGAGATAACTGCTCGCCGGAGAAGGCCTCCCAGCAGCAGCAATGCCAAGACTGA